The following proteins come from a genomic window of Chiroxiphia lanceolata isolate bChiLan1 chromosome 28, bChiLan1.pri, whole genome shotgun sequence:
- the LOC116799362 gene encoding dentin sialophosphoprotein-like, translating to MLRSRLRPRCAGPGPAASAPRRRAHRACAARGTGRRGHARRRAATPTEGAGRAPPRTRRRPLRGIGHALRGQVTPHNAHIAFPKGTGHAHQEVDRAPPEERVTPSRPDIPRPPLKPHLPRDRAPAATAGTPGDTCVTRGTSVIRGTSDSSETRDTSDTRETSDSRDTSDISDTNEDISDTSETSDSRDTNEDISDTTDTNEDISDTTDTSETSDSRETNDTSDTSVTRDTSEIRDTSDTSETSDSRETRDTSDTSVTRDTSEIRDTSDTSETSDSRETSDTTEIRNTSETSANRNHTSETRNTGVTRDSRDTSDTRVTRDTSDTRATSESSDTSATTSLHQCLAPVASQLPQPRTSLMPQQPLHHRKSPWRGSARGWAGKKSMAQREGKEWSTKPPDKQRGLI from the exons ATGCTCCGCTCGCGCCTCCGCCCCCGCTGCGCCGGGCCCGGACCCGCCGCGtccgccccgcgccgccgcgcGCACCGCGCATGCGCCGCGCGGGGCACGGGCAGGCGCGGCCACGCCCGCCGCCGCGCGGCCACGCCCACCGAAGGGGCGGGCCGCGCCCCTCCGCGGACAAGGCGACGCCCCCTCCGAGGGATAGGCCACGCCCTCCGAGGACAGGTCACGCCCCACAATGCGCATATAGCGTTCCCCAAAGGGACAGGCCACGCCCACCAAGAGGTAGACCGCGCCCCCCCGGAAGAGCGGGTCACGCCCTCCCGACCGGACATACCACGCCCACCGCTCAAGCCGCACCTCCCCAG GGACCGCGCACCCGCGGCGACGGCGGGGACACCCGGGGACACCTGTGTGACCAGGGGCACCAGCGTGATCAGGGGCACCAGCGACAGCAGTGAGACCAGggacaccagtgacaccagAGAAACCAGTGACAGCAGGGACACCAGTGACATCAGTGACACCAATGAGGACATCAGTGACACCAGTGAGACCAGTGACAGCAGAGACACCAATGAGGACATCAGTGACACCACTGACACCAATGAGGACATCAGTGACACCACTGACACCAGTGAGACCAGTGACAGCAGAGAAACCAAtgacaccagtgacaccagtgtgACCAGGGACACCAGTGAGATCAGggacaccagtgacaccagtgagaccagtgacagcagagaaaccagggacaccagtgacaccagtgtgACCAGGGACACCAGTGAGATCAGggacaccagtgacaccagtgaaaCCAGTGACAGCAGAGAAACCAGTGACACCACTGAGATCAGGAACACCAGTGAGACCAGTGCCAACAGGAACCACACCAGTGAGACCAGGAACACCGGtgtgaccagggacagcagagaCACCAGTGACACGAGGGTGACCAGggacaccagtgacaccagAGCAACCAGTGAGAGCAGTGACACCAGTGCTACCACGTCCCTGCACCAGTGCCTTGCACCAGTAGCCTCCCAATTACCCCAGCCCAGGACAAGCCTCatgccccagcagcccctgcacca TCGGAAAAGCCCTTGGAGGGGCtcagccaggggctgggctgggaaaaaATCAATGgcacagagggagggaaaagagtgGAGCACAAAGCCCCCAGACAAGCAGAGAGGTTTAATCTGA
- the DOK2 gene encoding docking protein 2, with protein MEEAVVKQGGIYLQLQQTFGKKWKKFWGVLYRESSCSTARLELLEGSGPGEKARKGEGSKRLVRLSDCVHVAEAGGDATCPRDTVPFLLETTDRRFLLAADGAEAADWIQRLCELAFPRSREEQAAGRDGPQSSLGTDGEFSMEENSLYSSRGKAGLEQEFEVTVRATQSSQRCRLWGRCILRAGEEALELRHFQSSELLYSWPYRFLRRFGRDKATFSFEAGRRCTSGEGNFEFNTRQGNEIFQAIESAIDAHRGRGGPGEEAPRPLGHSRTPSWAQGHEEPGGPKEPAREGKVPKAKPPVVMPPLGGCSGAGEPSRGADYPYAEPCDSLLRGKPAVPGKSWKQDAPAGAECEYAVPFDAIAKALLARQFGGLGGPEGGPDPPYTPREPGGGPQQPPQQPPPRPTAAKPEHIYDEPEGLSALAVYDEPEEVKGEAWRLQAAPEEPPRHDQPYNPQRDDYAVPKRPVPLRQPFLLQGKEWLGDTDYDNVALKVAKKRNLQ; from the exons atggaggaggcGGTGGTGAAGCAGGGGGGGATCtacctccagctccagcagacCTTCGGCAAG AAGTGGAAGAAGTTCTGGGGCGTCTTGTACCGGGAGAGCTCCTGCTCCACAGCCcgcctggagctgctggagggctcGGGGCCGGGGGAGAAGGCCCGGAAAGGCGAGGGGAGCAAGAGGCTGGTCCGGCTGAGCGACTGCGTGCACGTGGCCGAGGCGGGGGGCGATGCCACCTGCCCCAGGGACACCGTCCCCTTCCTGCTGGAGACCACGGACAGGCGCTTCCTCCTGGCTGCTGACGGCGCCGAGGCGGCCGACTGGATCCAGAGGCTGTGCGAGCTGGCATTCCCG aggagcagggaggagcaggcagCGGGCAGGGACGGCCCTCAGAGCTCTCTGGGCACCGATGGAGAGTTCTCCATGGAGGAAAACTCCCTGTACAGCTCCCGGGGCAAAG CCGGCCTGGAGCAGGAGTTCGAGGTGACGGTGAGGGCCACGCAGTCGTCGCAGCGCTGCCGGCTCTGGGGCCGCTGCATCCTGCGGGCCGGGGAGGAGGCGCTGGAGCTGCGGCACTTCCAGAGCTCGGAGCTGCTCTACAGTTGGCCCTACCGCTTCCTCAGGCGCTTCGGGAGGGACAAG gcgACGTTCTCCTTCGAGGCCGGCCGGCGCTGCACCTCCGGGGAGGGCAACTTCGAGTTCAACACCCGCCAGGGCAACGAGATCTTCCAGGCCATCGAGTCGGCCATCGACGCCcaccggggccgggggggccctGGAGAAGAAGCCCCCCGGCCCCTCGGCCACTCCAGGACgcccagctgggcacaggggcACGAGGAGCCCGGCGGCCCCAAGGAGCCCGCCCGCGAGGGGAAGGTGCCCAAAGCCAAGCCCCCCGTGGTGATGCCCCCCCTCGGCGGCTGCTCCGGGGCTGGGGAGCCCTCCCGGGGGGCTGATTATCCCTATGCCGAGCCCTGTGATTCCCTCCTCCGTGGGAAACCCGCGGTGCCGGGCAAGAGCTGGAAGCAGGATGCTCCGGCCGGGGCGGAGTGCGAGTACGCCGTCCCCTTCGACGCCATCGCCAAAGCCCTCCTGGCCCGCCAGTTCGGCGGCCTGGGGGGCCCCGAGGGGGGTCCCGACCCCCCCTACACCCCCAGGGAGCCCGGGGGGggtccccagcagcccccccagcagccccccccGCGCCCCACGGCCGCCAAGCCCGAGCACATCTACGACGAGCCCGAGGGTCTCTCCGCCCTGGCCGTGTACGACGAGCCCGAGGAGGTGAAGGGCGAGGCGTGGAGGCTGCAGGCGGCCCCCGAGGAGCCCCCCAGGCACGACCAGCCCTACAACCCCCAGCGGGACGACTACGCCGTGCCCAAGAGACCCGTCCCGCTGCGccagcccttcctgctgcagggcaagGAGTGGCTCGGCGACACCGACTACGACAACGTGGCCCTCAAGGTGGCCAAGAAGAGGAACCTGCAGTGA